The following proteins come from a genomic window of Nothobranchius furzeri strain GRZ-AD chromosome 1, NfurGRZ-RIMD1, whole genome shotgun sequence:
- the LOC107376498 gene encoding protocadherin alpha-8, with amino-acid sequence METATTARTGSWFCFSLRCVLLILAWKQGCAQIRYSIAEEVKDGTVVGNVAKDLGLDITSLTDRRFRVVSGSKEDLFAVNQNNGLLYVHGKIDREELCQGSGACLMELKILVENPLEMHYVSVEITDVNDHSPVFSENQQTFEIGENTQPGRRFKLHAARDPDAGMNSIRTYTLTSNDHFELDISQSDDDKIPFLVLKKSLDREHTSNHSLVVTAVDGGKPPRSGTLNISVIVLDINDNRPRFLQDSYQVSIKENIPPGTVILLMNATDPDDGENGEIGYNFAKTLRKNIYEHFDLDKLSGKITVKGLLDYEDSDIYKLDIEASDRGTPPLTGECSVIIKLIDVNDNPPEIEITSKSNIVSEDSKPGTVISLLSVTDKDSGPNGKIFTSIEANGPFELKPSYKENIYSVVTKGHLDREEVSQYEITVKATDCGEPPLSSFKTFSIQISDVNDNSPQFPQNPLQFYLLENNVAGMALFSVSAKDKDANENAEISYHIARDRDSNNMLSFLNINSENGQITALKSFDFETVKTFQFQVVASDSGSPSLSSNVTVNVFILDQNDNAPVILYPVSSNGSAEGVEEVPRNVNAGHLVTKVRAYDADIGYNGWLLFSLQEVTDHSLFGLDRYTGQIRTLRSFTETDEAEHKLLILVKDNGNVSLSATATVIVKVVEPKEAFAASDVKSSAKDDEETDVTFYLMITLGSVSVLFLISIIVLIAMQCSKSTEYTSKYLQEANYDGTLCHSIQYRSGDKRYMLVGPRMSVGSTIVPGSHANTLVLPDRRNTSDEVR; translated from the coding sequence ATGGAGACTGCTACAACGGCTCGAACCGGGAGCTGGTTCTGCTTCTCTCTCCGTTGTGTTTTGCTGATTCTGGCCTGGAAACAGGGTTGCGCTCAGATCCGATACTCGATTGCGGAGGAGGTTAAAGACGGAACTGTTGTTGGGAATGTTGCTAAAGATCTGGGACTGGACATCACCTCTCTGACTGACCGACGGTTTCGGGTTGTTTCTGGAAGTAAGGAGGATTTATTTGCGGTAAACCAGAACAATGGGCTCCTTTACGTCCACGGCaaaatagacagggaggagctttGTCAGGGGAGCGGTGCGTGTCTGATGGAGCTAAAAATTCTGGTTGAGAATCCGTTAGAAATGCATTATGTATCAGTTGAGATAACAGATGTAAACGACCACTCTCCTGTGTTTTCTGAAAACCAGCAGACATTTGAAATAGGGGAAAATACGCAGCCAGGAAGGAGGTTTAAGCTTCATGCTGCTCGCGATCCCGACGCAGGGATGAACTCTATCCGCACATACACGTTAACCTCAAATGATCACTTTGAGTTAGACATCAGTCAAAGTGATGATGATAAAATACCGTTTTTAGTTTTGAAGAAATCCTTAGACAGAGAACACACATCTAATCATTCACTGGTGGTCACAGCTGTAGATGGAGGCAAGCCTCCAAGATCCGGGACATTAAACATCTCCGTTATTGTTCTAGATATAAATGACAATCGCCCAAGATTTCTGCAGGACTCATATCAAGTTTCTATAAAAGAAAATATTCCACCTGGTACCGTAATACTCCTAATGAATGCGACAGATCCTGACGATGGTGAGAATGGAGAAATTGGATACAATTTTGCCAAAACCTTAAGAAAAAATATTTATGAGCATTTTGACCTTGACAAATTAAGTGGTAAAATTACAGTAAAGGGGCTCTTGGATTATGAGGACAGTGATATTTATAAATTAGACATTGAGGCATCAGATAGAGGGACACCTCCACTGACAGGAGAGTGTAGTGTTATTATAAAACTCATAGATGTGAATGATAATCCACCTGAAATAGAAATAACTTCAAAGTCAAACATAGTGTCTGAAGACTCCAAACCTGGAACAGTTATATCACTGCTTAGTGTGACTGATAAAGACTCTGGACCTAATGGAAAAATATTTACAAGCATAGAAGCTAATGGACCTTTTGAATTGAAACCTTCATATAAAGAAAATATTTATTCAGTTGTCACTAAAGGACATTTAGATCGAGAGGAGGTGTCTCAGTATGAAATAACAGTGAAAGCTACAGACTGTGGTGAGCCTCCTTTATCCTCTTTTAAAACATTCAGCATCCAGATATCTGATGTAAATGACAACAGTCCCCAGTTTCCACAAAATCCATTACAGTTTTACCTGCTAGAAAATAATGTAGCTGGAATGGCACTGTTTTCTGTTAGTGCAAAAGACAAGGATGCGAATGAAAATGCAGAAATTTCATATCATATTGCCAGAGACAGGGACAGTAACAACATGCTCTCATTCTTGAACATAAACTCAGAAAATGGACAAATAACAGCTCTGAAAAGTTTTGACTTTGAAACTGTGAAAACGTTCCAGTTCCAAGTTGTGGCCTCAGACTCTGGAAGTCCGTCCCTGAGCAGCAACGTGACAGTGAACGTGTTCATTCTGGATCAGAACGACAACGCTCCAGTCATCCTGTATCCAGTCAGCTCCAACGGTTCTGCTGAAGGTGTGGAGGAGGTTCCCCGCAACGTGAACGCAGGGCACTTGGTGACTAAAGTCAGAGCCTATGATGCTGATATAGGATAtaatggctggctgctgttctcacTGCAGGAAGTGACTGACCACAGTCTGTTTGGTTTGGACCGCTACACAGGACAGATCAGAACACTTCGCTCATTCACAGAGACAGACGAGGCTGAGCATAAACTGCTCATCCTGGTCAAAGACAATGGCAACGTTTCACTGTCAGCAACAGCTACTGTCATTGTCAAAGTGGTGGAGCCCAAAGAGGCTTTTGCAGCTTCTGATGTGAAGAGTTCAGCCAAAGATGATGAGGAGACTGATGTGACTTTTTACCTGATGATCACTTTGGGCTCAGTGTCGGTTCTGTTCCTCATCAGCATCATCGTGCTGATTGCAATGCAGTGCTCCAAGTCCACAGAATATACTTCTAAATATCTCCAAGAGGCTAATTATGATGGGACACTGTGTCACAGCATCCAGTACAGATCTGGAGACAAACGCTACATGTTAGTAGGACCCAGGATGAGTGTAGGATCTACTATAGTACCTGGAAGTCACGCAAACACTCTGGTGCTGCCTGACAGGAGGAACACTTCTGATGAGGTAAGATAA
- the LOC129162855 gene encoding protocadherin alpha-8: METATTARTGSWFCFSLRCVLLILAWKQGCAQIRYSIAEEVKDGTVVGNVAKDLGLDITSLTDRRFRVVSGSKEDLFAVNQNNGLLYVHGKIDREELCQGSGACLTKLKILVENPLEMHYVSVEITDVNDHSPVFSENQQTFEIGEITQPGRRFQLHAARDPDAGMNSIRTYTLTSNDHFELDISQSDDDKIPFLVLKKSLDREHTSNHSLVVTAVDGGKPPRSGTLNISVIVLDINDNRPRFLQDSYQVSIKENIPPGTVILLMNATDPDDGENGEIGYNFAKTLRKNIYELFDLDKLSGKITVKGLLDYEDSDIYKLDIEASDRGTPPLTGECRVIIKLIDVNDNPPEIEITSKSNIVSEDSKPGTVISLLSVNDKDSGPNGKIITSIEANGPFELKSSYEENIYSVVTKGHLDREEVSLYEITVKATDRGEPPLSTFKTFSIQISDVNDNSPQFPQNPLQFYLLENNVAGMALFSVSANDKDVNENAEISYHIARDRDSNNMLSFLNINSENGQITALKSFDFETVKTFQFQVVASDSGSPSLSSNVTVNVFILDQNDNAPVILYPVSSNGSAEGVEEVPRNVNAGHLVTKVRAYDADIGYNGWLLFSLQEVTDHSLFGLDRYTGQIRTLRSFTETDEAEHKLLILVKDNGNVSLSATATVIIKVVEPKEAFAASDVKSSAKDDEETDVTFYLMITLGSVSVLFLISIIVLIAMQCSKSTEYTSKYLQEANYDGTLCHSIQYRSGVKRYMLVGPRMSVGSTIVPGSHANTLVLPDRRKTSDEVRIITLKFVIFWTGTFSATAV; this comes from the coding sequence ATGGAGACTGCTACAACGGCTCGAACCGGGAGCTGGTTCTGCTTCTCTCTCCGTTGTGTTTTGCTGATTCTCGCCTGGAAACAGGGTTGCGCTCAGATCCGATACTCGATTGCGGAGGAGGTTAAAGACGGAACTGTTGTTGGGAATGTTGCTAAAGATCTGGGACTGGACATCACCTCTCTGACTGACCGACGGTTTCGGGTTGTTTCTGGAAGTAAGGAGGATTTATTTGCGGTAAACCAGAACAATGGGCTCCTTTACGTCCACGGTaaaatagacagggaggagctttGTCAGGGGAGCGGTGCGTGTTTAACAAAACTTAAAATTCTGGTTGAAAATCCGTTAGAAATGCATTACGTATCAGTTGAGATAACAGATGTAAACGACCACTCTCCTGTGTTTTCTGAAAACCAGCAGACATTTGAAATAGGGGAAATTACGCAGCCAGGAAGGAGGTTTCAGCTTCATGCTGCTCGCGATCCCGACGCAGGGATGAATTCTATCCGCACATACACGTTAACCTCAAATGATCACTTTGAATTAGACATCAGTCAAAGTGATGATGATAAAATACCGTTTTTAGTTTTGAAGAAATCCTTAGACAGAGAACACACATCTAATCATTCACTGGTGGTCACAGCTGTAGATGGAGGCAAGCCTCCAAGATCCGGGACATTAAACATCTCCGTTATTGTTCTAGATATAAATGACAATCGCCCAAGATTTCTGCAGGACTCATATCAAGTTTCGATAAAAGAAAATATTCCACCTGGTACCGTAATACTCCTAATGAATGCGACAGATCCTGACGATGGTGAGAATGGAGAAATTGGATACAATTTTGCCAAAACCTTAAGAAAAAATATTTATGAGCTTTTTGACCTTGACAAATTAAGTGGTAAAATTACAGTAAAGGGGCTCTTGGATTATGAGGACAGTGATATTTATAAATTAGACATTGAGGCATCAGATAGAGGGACACCTCCACTGACAGGAGAGTGTAGAGTTATTATAAAACTCATAGATGTGAATGATAATCCACCTGAAATAGAAATAACTTCAAAGTCAAACATAGTGTCTGAAGACTCCAAACCTGGAACAGTTATATCACTGCTTAGTGTGAATGATAAAGACTCTGGACCTAATGGAAAAATAATTACAAGCATAGAAGCCAATGGACCTTTTGAATTGAAATCTTCATACGAGGAGAATATTTATTCAGTTGTCACTAAAGGACATTTAGACCGGGAGGAGGTGTCACTGTATGAAATAACAGTGAAAGCTACAGACCGTGGTGAGCCTCCTTTATCCACTTTTAAAACATTTAGCATCCAGATATCTGATGTAAATGACAACAGTCCCCAGTTTCCACAAAATCCATTACAGTTTTACCTGCTAGAAAATAATGTAGCTGGAATGGCACTGTTTTCTGTTAGTGCAAACGACAAGGATGTGAATGAAAATGCGGAGATTTCATATCATATTGCCAGAGACAGGGACAGTAACAACATGCTCTCATTCTTGAACATAAACTCAGAAAATGGACAAATAACAGCTCTGAAAAGTTTTGACTTTGAAACTGTGAAAACGTTCCAGTTCCAAGTTGTGGCCTCAGACTCTGGAAGTCCGTCCCTGAGCAGCAACGTGACAGTGAACGTGTTCATTCTGGATCAGAACGACAACGCTCCAGTCATCCTGTATCCAGTCAGCTCCAACGGTTCTGCTGAAGGTGTGGAGGAGGTTCCCCGCAACGTGAACGCaggacacttggtgactaaagtcAGAGCCTATGATGCTGATATAGGATAtaatggctggctgctgttctcacTGCAGGAAGTGACTGACCACAGTCTGTTTGGTTTGGACCGCTACACAGGACAGATCAGAACACTTCGCTCATTCACAGAGACAGACGAGGCTGAGCATAAACTGCTCATCCTGGTCAAAGACAATGGCAACGTTTCACTGTCAGCAACAGCTACTGTCATTATCAAAGTGGTGGAGCCCAAAGAGGCTTTTGCAGCTTCTGATGTGAAGAGTTCAGCCAAAGATGATGAGGAGACTGATGTGACTTTTTACCTGATGATCACTTTGGGCTCAGTGTCGGTTCTGTTCCTCATCAGCATCATCGTGCTGATTGCAATGCAGTGCTCCAAGTCCACAGAATATACTTCTAAATATCTCCAAGAGGCTAATTATGATGGGACGCTGTGTCACAGCATCCAGTACAGATCTGGAGTCAAACGCTACATGTTAGTAGGACCCAGGATGAGTGTAGGATCTACTATAGTACCTGGAAGTCACGCAAACACTCTGGTGCTGCCTGACAGGAGGAAAACTTCTGATGAGGTAAGAATCATTACCTTAAAATTTGTCATTTTTTGGACTGGAACTTTTTCAGCAACAGCTGTTTGA
- the LOC107376377 gene encoding protocadherin alpha-8: MTDRSRLLLFFLLLCHSELVLAQIKYSTPEEVKVGAAIGNVAKDLGLDVSSLISRRVRIVSGADGALFEVNPNNGVLYVHKKIDREQLCDRNAACLTDLKLVVENPLEVHYVTVEIIDSNDHTPSFTEKEKVIEIAESTAPGARFQLSLARDPDVGINSVQRYKLSQNDHFQLEIRDRDEDKIPFLVLQQQLDREQKTNHSLILTAIDGGTPPRSANLNITVKVLDINDNRPTFSKDIYSVTLQENAAVNAIVLNVQATDLDEGTNGEVQYAFGGDINSRVLQLFSLDKQTGEIRVKGLIDYETANVYKLDVQASDKGSPPMKTDCRVIIKIQDKNDNKPEIEITSLSSTVPEDSKPGTVIALISVSDSDSGLNGKVLCRLTEHVPFELKPSFKENMYSLVTKEALDREAVSHYDVFITATDCGEPPLSALKALDIRVSDVNDNAPEYPHSPLELYLTENNPPGGSIYSVSACDMDLNENAVVSYRVIKGESGHKDMASFLNINSENGEISALKSFDFETVKTFQFQVVASDSGSPSLSSNVTVNVFILDQNDNAPVILYPVSSNGSAEGVEEVPRNVNAGHLVTKVRAYDADIGYNGWLLFSLQEVTDHSLFGLDRYTGQIRTLRSFTETDEAEHKLLILVKDNGNVSLSATATVIVKVVEPKEAFAASDVKSSAKDDEETDVTFYLMITLGSVSVLFLISIIVLIAMQCSKSTEYTSKYLQEANYDGTLCHSIQYRSGDKRYMLVGPRMSVGSTIVPGSHANTLVLPDRRNTSEEVRLTFFLQDLFFSILSN, from the coding sequence ATGACGGACCGGTCACGGCTTCTGCTCTTCTTTCTGCTTTTATGCCACAGTGAGCTGGTTTTAGCGCAAATAAAATATTCCACACCCGAGGAAGTGAAAGTGGGAGCTGCTATTGGAAATGTTGCTAAAGATCTGGGTCTCGATGTCAGTTCACTGATAAGCAGGCGTGTTCGGATTGTTTCTGGAGCTGACGGCGCTCTGTTTGAGGTAAACCCGAACAATGGGGTTCTTTATGTTCATAAGAAAATTGACCGCGAGCAGTTGTGCGATAGGAATGCTGCGTGTTTAACAGACTTGAAACTGGTTGTAGAAAATCCGCTTGAGGTGCATTATGTCACTGTGGAAATAATAGATTCAAACGATCACACACCGAGTTTTACAGAAAAGGAAAAGGTAATAGAAATAGCAGAGTCGACTGCGCCTGGCGCCCGCTTTCAGTTATCATTAGCACGTGATCCGGATGTTGGAATTAATTCTGTCCAGCGGTACAAGCTGAGTCAAAACGATCATTTCCAACTGGAAATCAGGGATAGAGATGAGGATAAAATCCCgtttttggtgctgcagcagCAGCTAGACAGAGAGCAGAAAACGAACCACAGCTTGATTTTAACCGCTATAGACGGAGGAACACCACCACGATCAGCTAATCTTAATATTACAGTTAAAGTTCTTGATATAAATGATAACAGACCCACATTTTCTAAAGACATTTATTCTGTTACACTGCAAGAAAATGCCGCAGTAAATGCGATAGTTCTAAACGTGCAGGCAACGGATCTAGATGAAGGAACTAATGGAGAGGTGCAGTACGCATTCGGCGGTGACATTAATTCGAGAGTGTTACAGCTATTCAGTTTAGACAAACAGACAGGGGAGATTCGAGTGAAAGGATTGATTGATTATGAGACTGCTAATGTTTACAAGTTAGACGTGCAGGCCTCTGACAAAGGCTCTCCACCAATGAAAACGGACTGCAGGGTTATAATCAAGATTCAAGATAAAAATGACAATAAGCCGGAAATAGAAATCACATCTTTATCCAGCACGGTACCGGAGGACTCCAAACCCGGTACCGTGATCGCCCTCATCAGTGTTTCAGACAGCGATTCGGGACTGAATGGTAAAGTCTTGTGCCGTCTGACAGAACACGTGCCGTTTGAACTGAAGCCATCATTTAAAGAAAACATGTATTCCTTAGTAACAAAAGAAGCTTTAGACAGGGAAGCTGTGTCGCATTATGATGTTTTTATAACCGCTACAGATTGCGGCGAACCTCCTCTTTCTGCATTAAAAGCTTTGGACATCCGAGTGTCAGATGTGAACGACAACGCTCCCGAGTACCCTCACAGTCCGCTCGAGTTATATCTGACAGAAAACAATCCTCCCGGAGGATCTATATATTCAGTGAGCGCGTGTGATATGGATTTGAACGAAAATGCGGTCGTTTCCTATCGGGTAATAAAAGGCGAGAGCGGTCATAAAGACATGGCATCTTTTCTGAACATTAACTCGGAAAACGGAGAAATATCAGCGCTAAAAAGTTTCGACTTTGAAACTGTGAAAACGTTCCAGTTCCAAGTTGTGGCCTCAGACTCTGGAAGTCCGTCCCTGAGCAGCAACGTGACAGTGAACGTGTTCATTCTGGATCAGAACGACAACGCTCCAGTCATCCTGTATCCAGTCAGCTCCAACGGTTCTGCTGAAGGTGTGGAGGAGGTTCCCCGCAACGTGAACGCaggacacttggtgactaaagtcAGAGCCTATGATGCTGATATAGGATAtaatggctggctgctgttctcgcTGCAGGAAGTGACTGACCACAGTCTGTTTGGTTTGGACCGCTACACAGGACAGATCAGAACACTTCGCTCATTCACAGAGACAGACGAGGCTGAGCATAAACTGCTCATCCTGGTCAAAGACAATGGCAACGTTTCACTGTCAGCAACAGCTACTGTCATTGTCAAAGTGGTGGAGCCCAAAGAGGCTTTTGCAGCTTCTGATGTGAAGAGTTCAGCCAAAGATGATGAGGAGACTGATGTGACTTTTTACCTGATGATCACTTTGGGCTCAGTGTCGGTTCTGTTCCTCATCAGCATCATCGTGCTGATTGCAATGCAGTGCTCCAAGTCCACAGAATATACTTCTAAATATCTCCAAGAGGCTAATTATGATGGGACACTGTGTCACAGCATCCAGTACAGATCTGGAGACAAACGCTACATGTTAGTAGGACCCAGGATGAGTGTAGGATCTACTATAGTACCTGGAAGTCACGCAAACACTCTGGTGCTGCCTGACAGGAGGAACACTTCTGAGGAGGTAAGACTAACTTTCTTTCTTCaagatttatttttttcaataCTGAGCAACTAG
- the LOC107376366 gene encoding protocadherin alpha-3, with product MENERTSPGRDCFWFALCLALFWFVGDQAVAETRYSVAEEVRDGTIVGNVAKDLGLEITSLPGRQFRVVSESEDAYFGVNQDNGDLYVLRKIDREELCQGSGVCLMELKIIVENPLEIHYVAVEIRDVNDHSPVFPETEQRFKIGEQTLPGRRFQLHAARDPDAGSNSIRTYSLTSNEHFELDIHSDEEKIPFLVLKKPLDREMRSNHLLYVTALDGGKPQRSGTLNISVTVLDSNDNRPKFSQEVYQIEIEENAPIGISIFKVNATDPDEGLNCQLEYSLGKTLKKKVYDNFDLDKITGEIRVKGGIDYEENDVYKLDIEASDKGTPPLTGECRLVIKIKDLNDNPPEIEITSLSNTVCEDSKPGTMISLISVKDKDSGLNGKVLSSITSDVPFELKPSYKENIYSVVTKTTLDRENISHYEITIKASDCGEPPLTNFKTLHIKVTDINDNPPRFLESPINVYLTENNLAGSSIFSVSATDRDVNANAAISYYIMRKENQKDVLSFLNVNSENGQITALKSFDFETLKTFQFQVVASDSGSPSLSSNVTVNVFILDQNDNAPVILYPVSSNGSAEGVEEVPRNVHAGHLVTKVRAYDADIGYNGWLLFSLQEVTDHSLFGLDRYTGQIRTLRSFTETDEAEHKLLILVKDNGNVSLSATATVIVKVVEPKEAFAASDVKSSAKDDEETDVTFYLMITLGSVSVLFLISIIVLIAMQCSKSTEYTSKYLQEANYDGTLCHSIQYRSGDKRYMLVGPRMSVGSTIVPGSHANTLVLPDRRNTSDEVRQIHNSMLCF from the coding sequence ATGGAGAACGAAAGGACGAGTCCAGGACGGGATTGTTTCTGGTTTGCTTTGTGTTTGGCCTTGTTCTGGTTCGTCGGAGATCAGGCCGTAGCGGAAACGAGATACTCAGTTGCAGAGGAGGTGAGAGACGGAACGATTGTGGGAAATGTTGCAAAGGATCTGGGCCTTGAGATCACCTCTTTGCCTGGCCGACAGTTCCGCGTTGTGTCGGAAAGTGAGGACGCATATTTTGGCGTAAACCAGGACAACGGGGATCTGTATGTGCTGAGGAAAATCGACAGAGAGGAGCTTTGTCAGGGAAGCGGTGTGTGTTTGATGGAGCTGAAGATCATCGTGGAAAACCCACTGGAGATCCATTATGTGGCTGTAGAAATCAGGGATGTAAATGATCACTCCCCTGTTTTCCCCGAGACGGAGCAGAGATTTAAAATTGGAGAACAGACGTTACCAGGAAGAAGATTCCAGCTCCACGCTGCTCGTGATCCCGATGCTGGATCTAATTCCATTCGTACGTATTCCTTAACATCTAACGAGCACTTTGAATTAGATATTCATAGTGATGAGGAGAAAATCCCGTTTTTAGTGCTGAAGAAGCCGTTAGACAGGGAAATGAGGAGTAATCACTTGCTGTATGTAACCGCTCTGGATGGAGGCAAACCTCAGAGATCAGGAACATTAAATATTTCTGTGACTGTCCTCGACAGTAACGATAACCGACCGAAATTTAGTCAAGAAGTCTATCAGATTGAAATAGAAGAAAATGCTCCAATCGGAATTTCTATATTTAAAGTAAATGCGACTGATCCGGACGAAGGTTTAAATTGCCAGCTTGAATATAGTCTGGGGAAAACACTTAAAAAGAAAGTCTATGACAATTTTGATCTTGACAAAATAACAGGGGAAATAAGAGTAAAAGGTGGGATTGACTATGAGGAAAATGATGTTTATAAACTGGACATTGAGGCATCTGATAAAGGAACTCCCCCCTTAACAGGCGAGTGTAGACTTGTTATAAAGATAAAAGATTTAAATGATAATCCCCCTGAAATAGAAATCACCTCCCTGTCAAATACAGTGTGTGAAGACTCCAAACCTGGAACGATGATTTCTCTTATCAGTGTAAAAGATAAAGATTCAGGCCTGAATGGAAAAGTGCTTTCGAGCATAACTTCAGATGTTCCTTTTGAACTGAAGCCATCTTACAAAGAGAATATTTATTCAGTTGTTACAAAGACAACTCTAGACCGAGAGAATATTTCACATTATGAAATAACCATAAAGGCATCTGACTGTGGTGAGCCTCCATTAACAAATTTTAAAACTCTCCATATTAAAGTCACAGACATAAATGACAATCCACCTAGATTTTTAGAAAGTCCCATAAACGTTTATCTGACAGAAAATAATCTAGCGGGATCATCAATATTCAGTGTGAGCGCAACAGACAGGGATGTAAATGCAAATGCAGCTATTTCCTATTATATTATGAGAAAAGAAAATCAAAAAGACGTTTTGTCATTCCTCAATGTAAACTCCGAAAATGGACAAATAACAGCTCTGAAAAGTTTCGACTTTGAAACTTTGAAAACGTTCCAGTTCCAAGTTGTGGCCTCAGACTCTGGAAGTCCGTCCCTGAGCAGCAACGTGACAGTGAACGTGTTCATTCTGGATCAGAACGACAACGCTCCAGTCATCCTGTATCCAGTCAGCTCCAACGGTTCTGCTGAAGGTGTGGAGGAGGTTCCCCGCAACGTGCACGCaggacacttggtgactaaagtcAGAGCCTATGATGCTGATATAGGATAtaatggctggctgctgttctcacTGCAGGAAGTGACTGACCACAGTCTGTTTGGTTTGGACCGCTACACAGGACAGATCAGAACACTTCGCTCATTCACAGAGACAGACGAGGCTGAGCATAAACTGCTCATCCTGGTCAAAGACAATGGCAACGTTTCACTGTCAGCAACAGCTACTGTCATTGTCAAAGTGGTGGAGCCCAAAGAGGCTTTTGCAGCTTCTGATGTGAAGAGTTCAGCCAAAGATGATGAGGAGACTGATGTGACTTTTTACCTGATGATCACTTTGGGCTCAGTGTCGGTTCTGTTCCTCATCAGCATCATCGTGCTGATTGCAATGCAGTGCTCCAAGTCCACAGAATATACTTCTAAATATCTCCAAGAGGCTAATTATGATGGGACACTGTGTCACAGCATCCAGTACAGATCTGGAGACAAACGCTACATGTTAGTAGGACCCAGGATGAGTGTAGGATCTACTATAGTACCTGGAAGTCACGCAAACACTCTGGTGCTGCCTGACAGGAGGAACACTTCTGATGAGGTAAGACAAATCCATAATTCCATGCTTTGTTTTTGA